The sequence below is a genomic window from Malassezia restricta chromosome IV, complete sequence.
ACTGACCAGCGCAAGTACGGCACATGTGAGCACGGCGGCTATGGCCTCGGTGttgagcgcctgctggcATGGCTCACAAACCGCTGGACCGTGCGTGAGTGCTCGCTGTACCCACGCTGGACGGGCCGTTGCACGCCATAGGTATCTAGGCAAAGAAGTCGTCGTTGGCCACGCTAGAAGGCGGCGGGTCAGCTCTGTCGTGcatctcgtcgtcgtcatcgtcgccgtcgtcgccatcgccatcgtcgtcagcctcgtcgtcgtcagcctcgtcgtcgtcagcctcgtcgtcgtcgccatcgtcgtcgccatcgtcgtcgccatcgtcgtcgccatcgccaTCGCCAACGTCCACCTCGCTCCTCTTTacatgctgcgcacgcgTTCGCCGGTGCTGCTCCTCTCGGTGATGCAGATCCCTGTCTGGCTCGGCAGCCATGGTACCTCGTTTCATAGACTTGCGCACATGCTTGAAAAACTCGGCAGCCTTCtggtgcgcacgatcaGGCGCATCCGCACTGGGCGCGACAGGCTCCTTGTTCCCGGCAAACAGCGATACGTACCGCCGATCGGCTGGAAAGTGCAAGACATAGTTCAGAAACACGCGGTGCTCAAacagctgcgcacgcacctgcCGACTCTCTGGCTCCCGCCGCAGCTGCCGAAGCCGCCGCATCAGTTTCTGCCGCTCAAAAAACTTGACCTTGTGGTATCGCGTCGCAAATTGGCGCTCCTTGTTCGACTGCATACTCTCCTCGAGTTCCAGCTCCATCGCCCGCAAGCGTCGCTCCGCCTCAATACGCGTGCCTGGCTCAATCGACTCCTTCCCCAAGAGCCGCTTCGTCTGCCGAATCATACTCTTCAGCTTATTCACACTCGTAGTCTCGCCTCGCGCTGGCATCGGACGCCTGCGCCCATGACCCCGCCGGCCCTGAGGCTCCCTGGGCATGCTAGAGAAAAAAGGAAGCGTGGCTCGTCCACCCACGTGACGTTGGCTTTCCTCCCACCACGACGTGGCGTGGGGTATGAAGGTACGCGACGCCTAAACTGACCGCGCAGTACCTCCTCCAGgcgatcgatgcgcacCGTGATCAAGTGCCGTTGCAAgacgccgagctgctccgGCTCCTCAGTGAGGCACAAAAAGGACGCGTACGTACACCGCCCTAACACGGCAGGATGAGCGCGAAGAGTACCAGGAGGCGATGGAGCGCATCCTCACGGAGCTGCGCAACTATACCGAGCACTCCCAGGCATTTCTCGTGCGCGTAAGcaagcgcgatgcgccagaCTACTACGACGGTACGTGTGAGTGACTGACGCCAGTCATCCAAAACCCCATGGATCTCGGCACGATGCAGAAAAAACTCCGCGGCGGCTGCTACAAAACCAAGAGTCAGTTTGCGCATGACCTCAATCTCATCTGGGACAACTGTCTCGTTTACAACGCCTCGCCTACACACCCGCTGCGACGGAATGCCACAGTCATGCGGAAAAAGGCGAACCATCTCCTCGAGTTTCTCAGCGACAAGAACGACACACAGGACCTCTTATCGCAGTGGCAGTCTGCGTCCCACGCAGAAAAACCTATCGAAGACATCCCACCGCCCGCAGTTGCTCCTGCCGCAGAGACACCCACGGCCCCGTCCACGTCCGCGCCCGCCCACGATGTGCCTTTCTcacagcggcacgcgcttcgTCGGAACCCCGAATCATGCCTCGTCTTCCACGAGTTGGAT
It includes:
- a CDS encoding essential protein required for maturation of 18S rRNA; protein product: MPREPQGRRGHGRRRPMPARGETTSVNKLKSMIRQTKRLLGKESIEPGTRIEAERRLRAMELELEESMQSNKERQFATRYHKVKFFERQKLMRRLRQLRREPESRQVRAQLFEHRVFLNYVLHFPADRRYVSLFAGNKEPVAPSADAPDRAHQKAAEFFKHVRKSMKRGTMAAEPDRDLHHREEQHRRTRAQHVKRSEVDVGDGDGDDDGDDDGDDDGDDDEADDDEADDDEADDDGDGDDGDDDDDEMHDRADPPPSSVANDDFFA